A genomic region of Mesorhizobium sp. NZP2077 contains the following coding sequences:
- the cysK gene encoding cysteine synthase A — protein MNKPVTSARIPGRGRIYSSITDTIGDTPLVRLDKFAKEKGIVANLVAKLEFFNPIASVKDRIGVAMIEALEAAGKISPGKTTLVEPTSGNTGIALAFAAAAKGYKLILTMPETMSVERRKMLALLGAELVLTEGPKGMKGAIAKADELAATIPNAIIPQQFENPANPEIHRTTTAEEIWNDTQGEVDIFVAGIGTGGTITGVGQVLKKRKPSVQIVAVEPEASPVLSGGQPGPHKIQGIGAGFAPKILDTTVYDEIVKVSNEDSVANARLVARLEGVPVGISSGAALQAAIVVGSRPENKGKTLVVIIPSFAERYLSTILFEGLGA, from the coding sequence ATGAACAAGCCCGTCACCTCCGCCCGCATCCCCGGCCGCGGCCGCATCTACAGTTCCATCACCGACACGATCGGCGACACGCCCCTGGTACGGCTCGACAAGTTCGCCAAGGAGAAGGGCATCGTCGCCAATCTCGTTGCCAAGCTCGAATTCTTCAACCCGATCGCCTCGGTCAAGGACCGCATCGGCGTGGCGATGATCGAGGCGCTGGAGGCGGCCGGCAAGATTTCGCCCGGCAAGACGACGCTGGTCGAACCGACCTCCGGCAATACCGGCATCGCGCTCGCCTTCGCCGCCGCCGCCAAGGGCTACAAGCTGATCTTGACCATGCCGGAGACGATGTCGGTCGAGCGCAGAAAAATGCTGGCGCTGCTCGGCGCCGAACTGGTGCTGACCGAAGGCCCGAAAGGCATGAAGGGCGCCATCGCCAAAGCCGACGAACTGGCCGCGACGATCCCCAACGCCATCATCCCGCAGCAATTCGAAAACCCCGCCAATCCGGAAATCCACCGCACGACGACAGCCGAGGAGATCTGGAATGACACGCAGGGCGAGGTCGACATCTTCGTCGCCGGCATCGGCACCGGCGGCACCATCACCGGCGTCGGCCAGGTGCTGAAGAAGCGCAAGCCCTCGGTGCAGATCGTCGCCGTCGAGCCCGAGGCTTCGCCGGTGCTGTCGGGCGGCCAGCCTGGCCCGCACAAGATTCAGGGCATCGGCGCCGGCTTCGCTCCAAAGATCCTCGACACCACGGTCTATGACGAGATCGTCAAGGTCTCGAACGAGGATTCGGTCGCCAACGCCCGCCTTGTCGCCCGCCTCGAAGGCGTGCCGGTCGGCATTTCGTCGGGTGCCGCCCTGCAGGCGGCGATCGTCGTCGGCTCGCGGCCGGAGAACAAGGGCAAGACCCTGGTGGTGATCATCCCATCCTTCGCCGAGCGCTATCTGTCGACGATCCTGTTCGAAGGGTTGGGGGCGTAG
- a CDS encoding glutathione S-transferase family protein: MYKLYTRPGSGGFVVEAALALANAPFEQIDVPKSDQPDPAFLEISPLNQVPVLTLPDGSSMTESAAICILLAERHPEAGLAPAVDAPARADFLRWMAFMSSVLYPAMLRLYYAHRYTADADGTKAVKQAAIVEMDRGFAVLDTALQGRDWLVGETMSLADIYLVMLVAWHPDIETARTTWPNIERLWARLREHPLLKTLNISHEMWPG, from the coding sequence ATGTACAAGCTCTACACCCGCCCGGGTAGCGGCGGCTTCGTCGTCGAGGCGGCACTCGCCTTGGCCAACGCACCATTCGAGCAGATCGACGTGCCGAAGTCCGACCAGCCCGACCCGGCCTTCCTCGAGATCAGCCCGCTGAACCAGGTGCCGGTGCTGACCTTGCCGGACGGAAGTTCGATGACCGAATCGGCGGCGATCTGCATCCTGCTTGCCGAACGCCATCCCGAGGCCGGCCTGGCACCGGCGGTCGACGCGCCCGCCCGCGCCGATTTCCTGCGCTGGATGGCCTTCATGTCGTCGGTGCTCTATCCGGCGATGCTGCGGCTCTACTACGCCCATCGCTACACGGCCGACGCCGACGGTACGAAAGCCGTCAAGCAGGCGGCGATCGTCGAAATGGACCGCGGCTTCGCCGTTCTCGATACCGCTCTGCAAGGCCGTGACTGGCTGGTCGGCGAGACCATGTCGCTGGCCGACATCTATCTCGTCATGCTCGTGGCCTGGCATCCCGACATCGAAACCGCGCGGACGACATGGCCGAACATTGAACGGCTCTGGGCCAGGCTGCGCGAGCATCCGCTGCTGAAGACGCTCAACATTTCGCACGAGATGTGGCCGGGCTGA
- a CDS encoding RNA polymerase sigma factor encodes MDSRPEIARAAAEAAARQSYGKLVAWLAARTRDVAAAEDALADAFAAALERWPKSGVPEKPEAWLLAVARRRRVDAVRRRLTREAAREHLQLVAEEMEARMTDEDLPDERLRLMFACAHPAIEPGVRAPLILQTILGFDAATIASAFLVSPATMSQRLVRAKTRLRETGIPFRVPERAELGERLDAVLEAIYAAFAEGWSDPAGTETRARNLATEGIWLGRLVATLMPEEPEALGLLALMLFAEARRAARRSAEGDFVPLAEQDCDLWDRALIDEAEALLSHAAVSGVVGRYQLEAAVQSAHAARRLTGHTDWPAIRALYDALFSIVGSPVVAINRAVALAETEGAMAGLAALYVLGDDKRLNEYQPYWAARAGLLARLGQVPQASEAYDRAIGLERDPAVRRFLQGKRAALLN; translated from the coding sequence ATGGACAGTCGCCCGGAGATCGCCCGGGCGGCCGCGGAGGCCGCCGCCCGGCAGAGCTATGGCAAGCTGGTCGCATGGCTCGCCGCGCGCACGCGCGATGTGGCTGCCGCCGAGGACGCGCTGGCCGATGCCTTTGCCGCCGCGCTCGAACGCTGGCCGAAGTCAGGCGTGCCCGAAAAGCCGGAAGCCTGGCTGCTGGCCGTGGCACGGCGCCGCCGCGTCGATGCGGTGCGGCGGCGGCTCACCCGGGAGGCTGCCCGCGAGCATCTCCAGCTGGTCGCCGAAGAGATGGAGGCGCGCATGACCGACGAAGACCTGCCCGACGAGCGGCTGCGGCTGATGTTTGCCTGCGCGCATCCGGCGATCGAGCCGGGTGTGCGGGCGCCGCTGATCCTGCAGACCATCCTTGGCTTCGATGCCGCGACGATCGCTTCCGCCTTCCTGGTATCGCCGGCAACGATGAGCCAGCGCCTGGTGCGCGCCAAGACGCGGCTCCGCGAAACCGGCATTCCGTTCCGTGTGCCGGAGCGGGCCGAACTCGGCGAACGGCTCGATGCCGTGCTGGAGGCGATCTACGCCGCATTCGCCGAAGGCTGGTCGGATCCGGCCGGCACGGAGACTAGGGCGCGCAACCTTGCGACCGAAGGCATCTGGCTTGGCCGCCTGGTGGCGACGCTGATGCCTGAAGAGCCGGAAGCGCTTGGCCTGCTGGCGCTGATGCTGTTTGCCGAGGCGCGTCGCGCCGCCCGGCGCAGTGCCGAAGGCGACTTCGTGCCGCTGGCCGAACAGGATTGCGATCTATGGGATCGCGCTCTCATCGATGAGGCGGAGGCGCTGCTTTCCCATGCCGCGGTGAGCGGCGTCGTCGGCCGCTACCAGCTCGAGGCGGCCGTCCAGTCGGCGCATGCGGCGCGGCGGCTGACCGGCCACACCGACTGGCCGGCGATCCGCGCGCTCTACGACGCGCTGTTTTCGATCGTTGGATCGCCGGTGGTGGCGATCAACCGCGCGGTCGCACTCGCCGAGACGGAGGGCGCCATGGCGGGGCTGGCAGCGCTTTACGTGCTGGGCGACGACAAGCGGCTCAATGAGTATCAGCCCTATTGGGCGGCGCGGGCCGGTCTCCTGGCCAGGCTTGGTCAGGTGCCGCAGGCAAGCGAGGCCTATGACCGCGCGATCGGCCTCGAGCGCGATCCGGCGGTGCGCCGGTTCCTGCAGGGTAAAAGGGCCGCGCTGCTAAATTGA
- a CDS encoding YciI family protein — protein MRYMILINGDEAALANTPIEKAQQMSAAYGAYTEALKKSGAWLAGERLRPSQATTSVRITDGKTNVIDGPYADTKEQLAGFYMIEAADIDTAIEWAARCPAASTGTVELRPIWEMADYMPKK, from the coding sequence ATGCGATACATGATTTTGATCAACGGCGACGAAGCCGCTCTGGCGAACACGCCGATCGAAAAGGCCCAGCAGATGAGCGCGGCCTATGGCGCTTATACCGAAGCGTTGAAGAAATCCGGCGCATGGCTCGCCGGCGAACGGCTGCGCCCCAGCCAGGCGACCACCTCGGTGCGGATAACCGATGGCAAGACCAACGTGATTGACGGCCCCTATGCCGACACCAAGGAGCAGCTTGCCGGCTTCTACATGATCGAGGCGGCCGACATCGACACCGCCATCGAATGGGCGGCACGCTGCCCGGCGGCCAGCACCGGCACGGTTGAGTTGCGGCCGATCTGGGAAATGGCCGACTACATGCCCAAGAAATGA
- a CDS encoding DCC1-like thiol-disulfide oxidoreductase family protein → MIVFDGICVLCSGVVRMVVRLDRKNRFCFTTAQSPLGEALFRQHGLRTDSYETNLVLVDGAAFTHLDSFVAVMSELGWPWRAAKALLLLPRPLRDGLYERIAKNRYALFGRKDSCDIPSAELRGRLIG, encoded by the coding sequence CTGATCGTCTTCGACGGCATCTGCGTGCTGTGCTCCGGCGTCGTGCGCATGGTGGTCAGGCTCGACCGCAAAAACCGCTTTTGCTTCACTACCGCGCAATCGCCCCTTGGGGAGGCGCTGTTCCGGCAACATGGGCTGCGGACGGACAGTTACGAAACCAATCTCGTCCTTGTCGATGGCGCCGCCTTCACCCACCTCGACAGTTTCGTCGCCGTCATGTCGGAACTCGGCTGGCCGTGGCGCGCGGCGAAAGCGCTGTTGCTGCTGCCGCGCCCGTTGCGCGACGGGCTTTACGAGCGCATCGCCAAAAATCGCTACGCCCTGTTCGGCCGAAAAGACAGTTGTGACATTCCGTCGGCCGAGCTGCGTGGACGCTTGATTGGCTGA
- a CDS encoding Ku protein produces the protein MAPRPAWKGYLKLSLVTCAVELTNVVTHTEKVSFRVLNRKTGNTVKRIYVDAQTGKPLGDGDEIKGYELDDGDFVHVDEDEIEAVQIESLHTMALDGFVDKASIQHIYLDTPYYVAPADKVSEEAFAVIRDAMAGKKMAGLARIVLYSRERPVVIEPLGKGMVLTTLRYDNTVRQPDSVFGEIKAVQTDQEMTELAELIIDKKKAKFDPSKFDDKYEDALLELIRAKKAGHEAPKAKAAPKPSNVVDLFDALKKSLSDSGSSKTSSPAKAKPTAKRAKAKAAAPKRKSA, from the coding sequence ATGGCGCCACGCCCAGCCTGGAAGGGTTATTTGAAGCTGTCGCTGGTCACCTGCGCGGTCGAGTTGACCAACGTCGTCACCCATACCGAAAAGGTCTCGTTCCGGGTGCTGAACCGCAAGACCGGCAATACGGTGAAGCGCATCTATGTCGATGCGCAAACCGGCAAGCCGCTCGGCGATGGCGACGAGATCAAGGGCTATGAGTTGGACGATGGCGATTTCGTCCATGTCGATGAGGACGAGATCGAGGCGGTGCAGATCGAGTCCTTGCACACGATGGCGCTTGACGGCTTCGTCGACAAAGCCTCGATCCAGCATATCTATCTCGACACGCCCTATTATGTCGCGCCGGCCGACAAGGTCTCGGAGGAGGCGTTTGCCGTCATCCGCGACGCCATGGCCGGCAAGAAGATGGCCGGGCTGGCCCGCATCGTGCTTTACAGCCGGGAGCGGCCCGTGGTGATCGAGCCGCTCGGCAAGGGCATGGTGCTCACGACGTTGCGCTATGACAATACGGTGCGTCAGCCGGACAGCGTGTTCGGCGAGATCAAGGCGGTGCAGACCGACCAGGAAATGACCGAGCTGGCCGAACTCATCATCGACAAGAAGAAAGCAAAATTCGATCCGTCGAAATTCGACGACAAATATGAGGATGCGCTGCTCGAACTGATCCGCGCCAAGAAGGCCGGGCACGAGGCGCCGAAGGCGAAAGCCGCACCCAAACCCTCCAACGTCGTCGACCTGTTCGACGCGCTGAAGAAGAGCCTGTCGGACTCCGGGTCATCGAAAACATCTTCGCCGGCGAAAGCCAAACCGACGGCCAAGCGCGCCAAGGCGAAAGCCGCCGCGCCCAAGCGCAAATCGGCCTGA
- the ligD gene encoding DNA ligase D: MASLEPYKAKRDFKKTSEPAGKVVRGTKAGGIFVIQKHAATKLHYDFRLEHDGVLWSWAVTRGPSLDPHEKRLAVHVEDHPIDYASFEGTIPKGEYGGGSVIVWDEGTWVPEIDPAKAMKKGHISFELKGHKLHGLWHLVRLKPRAGEKRDNWLLIKSDDAAARPGEDILKDAPESVKSGLTIEEVGEGKAAKGEKPKVWHSNKPAAGKPKAEARKLDFIEPQLATLERDAPGGKDWLHEVKFDGYRMQAQIAGTDVRLLTRTGLDWTEKFGSEIAAELAALKCSDAIIDGEIVVLADSGVSSFALLQQDLSAKRTNRFIYYVFDLMRLDGKDLRAEPLVERKQALQELLGKQPENTAVRFSDHFSEPGRIMLEHACRMGLEGVVSKRADAPYRSGRGPSWVKSKCTARQEFVIGGYLPSDKTGRGLRSLLVGYYEAGKLHYAGRVGTGFSAKGATELKKKLDALKATDSPFDKAVPKGKGLVWVKPELVGEVEFRSWTSDRIIRHASFQGLREDKPAEDVVQEKPKASTARSAAKAEPASSSAGKSTGAMTTMVKLSHPDKLLWPEEKITKQGLLDHYAQVWPRMEQFVVKRPLSLVRAPDGVGGPRFFQKHASAGMSDKIARMKDPTDGEEILFIRDFDGIAALVQYGVVEIHIWGCTIDMLEQPDQIIFDLDPDEGVDVKAVREAALDIRSKLDELSLPNFVKTSGGKGYHVLVPLKPSADWDAVKTFAHDFAKALEQGAPDRYTATLSKKARTGKIFVDYLRNGRGSTTVAPYSSRAKKGATVSMPVTWAEIDAGLAPNAFPIGDKTTLAKLAGADPWADFFKQGKTLKRG, from the coding sequence ATGGCAAGCCTTGAGCCATATAAAGCCAAGCGCGATTTCAAGAAGACATCGGAGCCGGCCGGCAAGGTTGTTCGCGGCACGAAAGCCGGCGGCATTTTCGTCATCCAGAAACATGCCGCGACGAAACTGCACTACGATTTTCGCCTCGAGCATGACGGCGTGCTGTGGAGCTGGGCGGTGACGCGCGGCCCGAGCCTCGATCCGCACGAAAAGCGGCTCGCGGTGCATGTCGAAGATCATCCGATCGACTATGCCTCCTTCGAGGGCACGATCCCCAAGGGCGAATATGGCGGTGGTTCGGTCATTGTGTGGGACGAGGGCACATGGGTGCCCGAGATCGATCCGGCCAAGGCGATGAAGAAGGGCCATATCAGCTTCGAGCTCAAGGGCCACAAGCTGCATGGGCTGTGGCACCTGGTGCGGCTGAAGCCACGGGCGGGGGAAAAACGTGACAACTGGCTGCTGATCAAGTCGGACGATGCAGCGGCTCGTCCAGGCGAGGATATTCTGAAGGATGCACCGGAATCGGTGAAGTCGGGCCTGACGATCGAAGAGGTCGGCGAGGGCAAGGCGGCCAAGGGTGAGAAGCCGAAAGTCTGGCATTCCAACAAGCCGGCCGCCGGCAAGCCGAAGGCCGAAGCCCGGAAACTCGACTTCATCGAACCGCAACTGGCGACGCTCGAGCGGGATGCACCCGGTGGCAAGGACTGGCTGCACGAAGTCAAATTCGACGGCTATCGCATGCAGGCGCAGATCGCCGGCACCGATGTGCGGCTGCTGACCCGCACCGGCCTCGACTGGACGGAGAAATTCGGCAGCGAAATCGCTGCGGAACTGGCAGCGCTGAAATGCAGCGACGCCATCATCGACGGCGAGATCGTCGTGCTGGCCGACAGCGGCGTCTCGTCCTTCGCGCTGCTGCAGCAGGATCTGTCGGCGAAGCGGACAAATCGCTTCATCTACTACGTCTTTGACCTGATGCGGCTCGACGGCAAGGATTTACGCGCAGAGCCACTGGTCGAGCGCAAGCAGGCCTTGCAGGAGCTGCTCGGCAAGCAGCCGGAAAATACGGCGGTGCGTTTCTCCGACCACTTTTCCGAGCCCGGCAGGATCATGCTGGAGCATGCCTGCCGCATGGGGCTGGAAGGCGTCGTTTCCAAGCGTGCCGATGCGCCCTATCGCAGCGGGCGCGGCCCGTCCTGGGTGAAGTCGAAATGCACGGCGCGGCAGGAATTCGTCATCGGCGGCTACCTGCCGTCGGACAAGACCGGGCGCGGGCTGCGCTCGCTGCTGGTCGGCTATTACGAGGCCGGCAAACTGCATTATGCCGGGCGCGTCGGCACCGGTTTCTCCGCGAAAGGCGCCACCGAGCTCAAGAAAAAGCTCGACGCGCTGAAGGCGACGGACTCGCCTTTCGACAAGGCCGTGCCAAAAGGCAAGGGCCTGGTCTGGGTCAAGCCGGAGCTTGTCGGCGAAGTGGAGTTTCGCAGCTGGACCTCGGACCGTATAATACGCCATGCCTCGTTCCAGGGGCTGCGCGAGGACAAGCCGGCGGAGGATGTGGTGCAGGAAAAGCCCAAGGCATCGACAGCAAGGAGCGCGGCCAAGGCGGAACCGGCATCAAGCAGCGCCGGTAAATCCACCGGGGCGATGACCACGATGGTCAAACTCTCCCATCCCGACAAGCTGCTGTGGCCCGAGGAAAAGATCACCAAGCAGGGCCTGCTCGACCATTACGCGCAGGTCTGGCCGCGCATGGAGCAGTTCGTCGTCAAGCGGCCGCTCAGCCTGGTGCGAGCGCCGGACGGTGTCGGCGGTCCACGCTTCTTCCAGAAGCATGCCTCGGCCGGCATGAGCGACAAGATCGCGCGTATGAAGGATCCAACAGATGGCGAGGAAATCCTGTTCATACGGGATTTCGATGGCATCGCGGCACTGGTCCAGTACGGCGTGGTCGAAATCCACATCTGGGGCTGTACGATCGACATGCTGGAACAGCCCGACCAGATCATCTTCGATCTCGACCCCGATGAAGGCGTCGACGTCAAAGCAGTGCGCGAGGCGGCGCTCGATATCAGGAGCAAGCTCGACGAACTGTCGCTGCCGAACTTCGTCAAGACCTCGGGCGGCAAGGGTTATCATGTGCTGGTGCCGCTGAAGCCATCGGCCGATTGGGACGCGGTGAAAACCTTCGCGCATGATTTCGCCAAGGCCCTAGAGCAAGGTGCTCCAGACCGCTACACGGCGACGCTGTCGAAAAAGGCGCGCACCGGCAAAATCTTCGTCGACTATCTGCGCAATGGCAGGGGCTCGACGACAGTCGCGCCGTATTCGTCGCGGGCCAAGAAGGGCGCAACGGTATCAATGCCGGTGACTTGGGCCGAGATCGATGCCGGCCTGGCGCCGAATGCGTTCCCGATCGGCGACAAGACGACGCTGGCGAAGTTGGCGGGAGCCGATCCGTGGGCGGATTTCTTTAAGCAGGGCAAGACGTTGAAGCGGGGGTGA
- a CDS encoding winged helix-turn-helix domain-containing protein, with the protein MREGPDIARIASLVGDPARANMLNALMGGTALTASELALEAGVSLPTASSHLSKLMEGGLLTLASQGRHRYYGLAGPQVAGMIEAITGVAEAVGPKRVRPGPRDGAMRVARVCYDHLAGEQAVAMLDRLVEKDILLRDDKEIRLGPSAASHFSAIGIDVYTKPRRPVCRACLDWSVRRSHLAGTLGAAILDKILAEKWARREKDSRAVVFSPPGKQAFERVFLS; encoded by the coding sequence ATGCGTGAAGGACCTGACATTGCCCGCATCGCCAGCCTGGTCGGCGACCCGGCACGGGCCAACATGCTGAACGCGCTGATGGGCGGCACGGCGCTGACCGCGAGTGAACTGGCGCTGGAAGCCGGCGTGTCGCTGCCCACCGCCTCCTCGCATCTGTCGAAACTGATGGAGGGCGGGTTGCTGACCTTGGCCAGCCAGGGAAGGCACCGCTACTATGGCCTCGCCGGGCCGCAAGTGGCAGGCATGATCGAGGCCATCACTGGTGTTGCGGAAGCTGTTGGCCCCAAGCGCGTGCGGCCGGGCCCGCGCGACGGTGCCATGCGCGTGGCGCGTGTCTGCTACGATCACCTCGCCGGTGAGCAGGCGGTGGCGATGCTCGACCGCCTTGTCGAGAAAGACATCCTGCTGCGTGACGACAAGGAGATCAGGCTCGGCCCGTCGGCGGCATCGCATTTTTCCGCGATTGGCATCGATGTCTACACCAAACCGCGCCGCCCGGTTTGCCGCGCCTGCCTCGACTGGAGCGTGCGCCGCTCGCACCTCGCCGGCACGCTGGGCGCGGCCATCCTCGACAAGATTCTTGCGGAGAAGTGGGCAAGGCGGGAAAAGGACAGTCGCGCGGTGGTGTTTTCGCCACCAGGCAAACAGGCCTTCGAGAGGGTGTTTTTGAGCTGA
- a CDS encoding NIPSNAP family protein — translation MTITCFIRYEIDPFGKPAFEEYARNWGQAIPRCGADLIGYYAPHEGSATTAYAAYNIESLAAYEAYRARLAADPAGKANYEFAKRGRFILKEDRMFLKHVSGPHARLVKT, via the coding sequence ATGACCATCACCTGCTTCATCCGCTACGAGATCGACCCGTTCGGCAAGCCTGCCTTCGAGGAATATGCCCGCAACTGGGGCCAAGCCATTCCGCGCTGCGGCGCCGATCTGATCGGCTATTACGCGCCGCATGAGGGCTCGGCGACGACGGCATACGCGGCCTACAACATCGAAAGCCTGGCCGCCTATGAAGCCTATCGGGCGCGGCTTGCCGCCGATCCCGCCGGCAAGGCAAATTACGAGTTCGCCAAGCGTGGACGATTCATCCTCAAGGAGGACCGCATGTTCCTGAAACACGTCTCCGGGCCGCACGCACGGTTGGTGAAGACATGA
- a CDS encoding antibiotic biosynthesis monooxygenase has translation MIAVIFEVQPAEGKRDAYLGIAAKLRPLLDSIDGFISIERFQSLADPNRILSLSFWRDEEAVKAWRNTEEHRQAQQAGRGGIFAGYRLRIAHVVRDYGLTERDEAPADSRAVNG, from the coding sequence ATGATCGCCGTCATCTTCGAGGTCCAGCCGGCGGAGGGCAAACGCGATGCCTATCTCGGCATCGCCGCCAAACTGCGTCCCTTGCTCGACAGCATTGACGGCTTCATCTCGATCGAACGTTTTCAGAGCCTGGCCGATCCCAACCGCATCCTGTCGCTGTCATTCTGGCGCGACGAGGAAGCGGTGAAAGCCTGGCGCAACACGGAGGAACACAGGCAGGCGCAGCAGGCTGGTCGCGGTGGCATCTTTGCCGGCTACCGACTGCGCATCGCCCATGTGGTGAGGGATTATGGGCTGACCGAGAGGGATGAGGCGCCGGCGGACAGCCGGGCGGTGAATGGGTGA
- the mbfA gene encoding iron exporter MbfA, which produces MLSRVFGFGRRPFESLSEQEILALAISSEEDDGRIYRAYADGLAESFPQSAKVFEEMAEEEDGHRDVLIELFRKRFGERIPLIRREHVKGYYERKPDWLVRPLGIEHVRRQAEAMERQAYLFYLEAAKRTTDASTRKLLDDLAIAEQGHETLAQRLEQKHVPGDVKDEEAAAEQRQFILTYVQPGLAGLMDGSVSTLAPIFAAAFATHDTWQTFLVGLAASIGAGISMGFTEVASDDGKLSGRGSPIKRGITTGVMTSAGGLGHALPYLIPHFWTATAVAAVVVFFELWAIAFVQNRYMQTPFLRAAFQVVLGGALVFAAGVLIGNA; this is translated from the coding sequence ATGCTTTCTCGTGTTTTCGGCTTCGGCCGCCGCCCCTTCGAATCGCTCTCCGAACAGGAAATCCTGGCGCTGGCCATTTCATCCGAGGAAGATGATGGCCGCATCTATCGGGCCTATGCCGATGGGCTGGCGGAAAGTTTTCCGCAATCGGCAAAAGTGTTCGAGGAGATGGCCGAGGAAGAGGACGGTCATCGCGACGTGCTGATCGAGCTCTTCCGCAAGCGTTTCGGCGAGCGCATCCCGCTGATCCGGCGCGAACATGTGAAGGGCTATTATGAACGCAAGCCCGACTGGCTGGTGAGACCGCTCGGCATCGAGCATGTGCGCCGCCAGGCCGAAGCGATGGAGCGGCAGGCTTACCTGTTCTACCTCGAAGCCGCAAAGCGCACCACCGATGCCTCGACACGAAAACTGCTCGACGATCTGGCGATAGCCGAACAGGGCCACGAGACGCTGGCGCAGCGTCTCGAGCAGAAGCACGTGCCCGGCGACGTGAAGGATGAAGAAGCTGCCGCCGAGCAGCGCCAGTTCATCCTGACTTATGTGCAGCCGGGACTGGCCGGCCTTATGGACGGTTCGGTGTCGACGCTGGCGCCGATCTTCGCTGCTGCCTTTGCCACGCATGACACTTGGCAGACATTCCTGGTCGGGCTTGCCGCGTCGATCGGCGCCGGCATCTCCATGGGCTTTACCGAAGTCGCTTCCGACGACGGCAAGCTCTCGGGCCGCGGCTCGCCGATAAAACGCGGCATCACCACCGGCGTCATGACATCGGCCGGCGGTCTCGGCCACGCATTGCCCTATCTCATCCCGCATTTCTGGACGGCGACGGCGGTTGCCGCCGTGGTGGTGTTCTTCGAACTGTGGGCCATCGCCTTCGTCCAGAACCGCTACATGCAGACCCCGTTCCTGCGCGCCGCCTTCCAGGTGGTGCTGGGCGGCGCGCTGGTGTTTGCGGCCGGTGTGCTGATCGGCAATGCTTGA